A segment of the Salinibacter sp. 10B genome:
GTGACCTACCCGATCGAGACGGCTGTCAACGGGGCGGCAAGCGTGCGGCGCGTACGGTCCAGCTCCGCGCAGGGCTACTCCATCGTGTGGGTCGAGTTCGAGTGGGGCACCGACATCTATCAGGCCCGCCAGATCGTGAGCGAAAAGCTCCAGCTCGTTGGGGGGCAGTTGCCGGACGGGGTGGACGCCCCCGTGATGGCTCCAATTACGTCCATCATGGGCGAAATCCTGCTGGTTGGTCTCACCAGTGACGATCATTCGATGCGCGAGGTACGGACGGCTGCCGACCGCGTCGTGCGCCGCCGGCTGCTGGCCGTGGATGGCGTCGCGCAGGTGATTCCCCACGGCGGCGAGGTGAAGGCCTATCAGGTGATCGTCGATCAGGAGCGCCTGCGCACGCTCGGACTCTCGCTGTCGGCGGTGATGGACGCGGCGGAAGGATCGAACGAGAACGCGGCGGGGGGCGTCTATCAGAAAGACGGGCGCGAGGTGCTCATCCGCGGGATCGGGCGCACCAACGAGATTCAGGAGATCGGGGCCACGGTGGTGACGAGCCGTGACGGGGCGCCGATCCGGCTTCGGGACGTGGCGGAAGTCAAGATAGGCACCCAGCGGCCCCGCCTCGGCACCGGATCGGTCAACGGCGAATCGGCGGTCATCGTCTCCATCCAGAAGCAGCCCGGGGCCAATACGCTCGAACTCACGGAGCGGGTCTCCGGCGAACTCGACCAAATTGAGCAGCAGCTCCCTACTGGGATGGAGGTGAACCGCTCGATCTTCCGGCAGGCCGACTTTATCTCCCTCGCGGTCAGCAACGTGATCGAGGCGCTGCGGGACGGGGCGCTCCTCGTCATTCTGATCTTGTTCCTCTTCCTATGGAACGTGCGGACGACGGCGATTTCGATTCTCGCCATTCCGCTCTCGCTGTCCGTGGCGATGGTTGTGATGTACGGCCTCGGCATCACGATCAACACCATGACGCTCGGGGGCCTGGCGATTGCCATCGGGGCGCTCGTGGACGACGCGATTATCGACGTGGAAAATGTCTTCCGGCGGCTCAAAGAAAATGCCCAAGCGCCTCCCGAAGAGCAAAAGAACATCCTGCGGGTCGTGTACGAGGCGTCGATGGAGGTGCGGGGCCCCATCCTAAACGCCACGCTCATCATCAGCGTGGTCTTCGTTCCCCTCTTCTTCCTCTCCGGCGTGCAGGGACGGCTTCTGCAGCCCCTGGGGCTGGCCTACATCGTGGCCATTCTCGCGTCGCTATTCGTGGCCGTGACGGTGACGCCGGTGCTCTGCTACTACCTGCTCCCGCAGTCCTCTACAGTCCAAGAGGACGAGGAGACGTGGCTGGTACGGAAGCTGCACAGCACCTACCGCGCCACCCTGGACTGGGTGCTGGGGCACTCCCGGTTTGTGCTTGGGGCCGCTGCCCTCCTTCTGGCCGTCACGCTCGCCACCCTCCCCTTCCTCGGGCGCGGCTTCCTGCCGGACTTTCAAGAGGGAACGCTCGTCATCAGTGCCGTCACGGCGCCGGGGACGAGCCTGCAGGCCTCCACCGACATCGCCCAGAACATCGAGGAGCGGCTGCTGGGACACCCGGCCGTCGAGGCCACCTCCCGCCGCACCGGCCGCGCTGAACTGAGCGCTCACGCACAGGGCGCCAATGGATCCGAGATTGACGTGCGGGTGGACCTTTCGGAAATGGAAATGAGCGAGGTCACCGCCGACGTACGGGCCCGCCTTTCCTCGATTCCAGGTACCAACATCACGATCGGCCAGCCCATTGGGCACCGCATCGACCACATGCTATCGGGCACGCGAACGGACATTGCCCTGAAAATCTTCGGCCCGGACCTCTACCAGCTGCGCGACTTGGCGGAGGAGATTCGGGGGGCTGCCCAGGGCACGCCGGGCCTCGTCGACCTGTCCGTGGAGCAGCAGGCCGATGTCTCCCAACTCCGCCTCTATGCGAGGCGGAAGGAGATGGCGAAATACGGCGTCACCCCCGGCCGCTT
Coding sequences within it:
- a CDS encoding efflux RND transporter permease subunit; translated protein: MLDRTIQWALTNRVTTLVGAMLLLAAGGYAALTMPVDVFPDLTAPRVTVITESHGMAPEEVEKLVTYPIETAVNGAASVRRVRSSSAQGYSIVWVEFEWGTDIYQARQIVSEKLQLVGGQLPDGVDAPVMAPITSIMGEILLVGLTSDDHSMREVRTAADRVVRRRLLAVDGVAQVIPHGGEVKAYQVIVDQERLRTLGLSLSAVMDAAEGSNENAAGGVYQKDGREVLIRGIGRTNEIQEIGATVVTSRDGAPIRLRDVAEVKIGTQRPRLGTGSVNGESAVIVSIQKQPGANTLELTERVSGELDQIEQQLPTGMEVNRSIFRQADFISLAVSNVIEALRDGALLVILILFLFLWNVRTTAISILAIPLSLSVAMVVMYGLGITINTMTLGGLAIAIGALVDDAIIDVENVFRRLKENAQAPPEEQKNILRVVYEASMEVRGPILNATLIISVVFVPLFFLSGVQGRLLQPLGLAYIVAILASLFVAVTVTPVLCYYLLPQSSTVQEDEETWLVRKLHSTYRATLDWVLGHSRFVLGAAALLLAVTLATLPFLGRGFLPDFQEGTLVISAVTAPGTSLQASTDIAQNIEERLLGHPAVEATSRRTGRAELSAHAQGANGSEIDVRVDLSEMEMSEVTADVRARLSSIPGTNITIGQPIGHRIDHMLSGTRTDIALKIFGPDLYQLRDLAEEIRGAAQGTPGLVDLSVEQQADVSQLRLYARRKEMAKYGVTPGRLNHAIEALVGGEAISQVREGQQTFNLTVRLDSARRAGAESIRNVLIDTPAGPKVPVSRLATVQHERGPNTISREDVQRKIVVSANIRGRDVGSVVAGLQQRIGNQVELPENYYYEVGGQYENARQASRRIGWLSLVALLVVFLLLYQEFGSARAAALVLVNLPLALTGGVAALFLFLGGTLDIAAMVGFVTLFGIAVRNGILLVSHYINLLKEGKSLREAVVQGSLERLNPILMTALTAGLALIPLALGGGEPGKEIQTPLAIVTIGGLLTSTLLNMVVVPVLFDRFGDEEALRSASENASLED